One Pseudomonas muyukensis DNA segment encodes these proteins:
- the trxA gene encoding thioredoxin: protein MSQAPDNTSLPFIFDATDATFQQLVIENSFHKPVLVDFWAEWCAPCKALMPLLAKITEGYQGELLLAKVNCDVEQQVVAQFGIRSLPTVVLFKDGQPVDGFAGAQPESAIRAMLEPHVQMPAAPVAAPLEQAKALFAESRFSEAEALLQVLLGEDNSNAEALILYARCLAERGELGEAQVVLDAVKTDEHKAALAGAKAQLTFLRQATTLPEAAELKSRLAQNPQDDEAAYQLCIQQLARQQYEAALDGLLKLFQRNRGYENGLAQKALLQVFELLGNEHPLVGVYRRKLSAAMF, encoded by the coding sequence ATGAGCCAAGCTCCTGATAACACAAGCCTACCGTTTATCTTCGATGCCACCGACGCCACCTTCCAGCAACTGGTCATCGAGAACTCCTTCCACAAGCCGGTGCTGGTGGACTTCTGGGCCGAGTGGTGCGCGCCGTGCAAGGCGCTGATGCCGCTGCTGGCGAAGATTACCGAGGGCTACCAGGGCGAATTGCTGCTGGCCAAGGTCAACTGCGATGTCGAGCAGCAGGTCGTCGCCCAGTTCGGCATCCGCAGCCTGCCGACCGTGGTGCTGTTCAAGGATGGCCAGCCGGTCGACGGTTTTGCCGGCGCGCAACCCGAGTCGGCCATTCGCGCCATGCTCGAACCCCATGTACAGATGCCCGCAGCCCCTGTCGCCGCGCCGTTGGAGCAGGCCAAGGCACTGTTCGCCGAAAGCCGTTTCAGCGAGGCCGAGGCGCTGCTGCAGGTGCTGCTGGGTGAAGACAACAGCAATGCCGAGGCGCTGATCCTCTACGCCCGCTGCCTGGCCGAACGTGGCGAACTGGGCGAGGCCCAGGTGGTGCTGGACGCGGTCAAGACCGATGAGCACAAGGCCGCCCTGGCCGGCGCCAAGGCCCAGCTGACCTTCCTGCGCCAGGCTACCACGCTGCCGGAGGCTGCCGAGCTGAAGAGCCGCCTGGCGCAGAACCCGCAGGACGACGAAGCGGCCTACCAGCTGTGCATCCAGCAGTTGGCGCGCCAGCAGTACGAAGCGGCGCTGGATGGGCTGCTGAAGCTGTTCCAGCGCAATCGCGGCTATGAGAATGGGCTGGCGCAAAAAGCCTTGCTGCAGGTGTTCGAACTGCTGGGCAACGAGCATCCGCTGGTCGGCGTGTACCGTCGCAAGCTCTCAGCAGCGATGTTCTGA
- a CDS encoding DUF2796 domain-containing protein, with translation MRRLLLALPFALLPLAVAHAHDDHDHDHAHGTLGAHEHGVAKLNAVLDGNTLELALDSPAMNLVGFEHTPSSDADKAKVAAARQQLEQPLKLFGLAPAAACKDDAQELQSPLFEASEQHGHSHADINAHYQLACAAPAKLSQIDLGPLFKAFPQTQKIIVQLIGPNGQKGVEATPAKAVVAF, from the coding sequence ATGCGTCGTCTGTTGCTCGCCTTGCCCTTCGCCCTGTTGCCCCTGGCCGTGGCCCATGCCCACGACGACCATGATCACGACCATGCCCATGGCACCCTCGGCGCCCATGAGCACGGCGTGGCCAAACTCAACGCGGTGCTCGACGGCAACACCCTGGAGCTGGCGCTGGACAGCCCCGCGATGAACCTGGTCGGCTTCGAGCACACCCCCAGCAGCGACGCCGACAAGGCCAAGGTCGCCGCCGCCCGCCAGCAACTGGAACAACCGCTGAAACTGTTCGGCCTGGCCCCAGCCGCCGCCTGCAAGGACGACGCCCAGGAGCTGCAAAGCCCGCTGTTCGAAGCCTCCGAGCAACACGGCCACAGCCACGCCGACATCAACGCGCATTACCAGTTGGCCTGCGCGGCCCCGGCCAAACTCTCCCAAATTGACCTTGGCCCCTTGTTCAAGGCCTTCCCGCAAACCCAGAAGATCATCGTGCAGTTGATCGGCCCGAACGGCCAGAAAGGCGTGGAGGCGACGCCCGCCAAGGCCGTGGTCGCGTTCTGA
- a CDS encoding ABC transporter ATP-binding protein, producing MGQPLIELRDLLFAWPGQAPLLDIPALRLEAGEALFLKGPSGSGKTTLLGLLGGVNRPGQGSIELLGQDLASLGQGARDRFRVDHTGYIFQQFNLLPFLSVRENVELPCRFSKSRAARACQRHGSIDQAAAQLLAHLGLDDPALLARRADNLSIGQQQRVAAARALIGQPELVIADEPTSALDADNREAFIRLLFDECRAAGASLLFVSHDQSLAPLFDRHLSLAELNRAATPREA from the coding sequence ATGGGCCAGCCGCTGATCGAACTGCGTGATCTGCTGTTCGCCTGGCCCGGCCAGGCGCCGCTGCTGGATATCCCGGCGTTGCGCCTGGAGGCTGGCGAGGCGCTGTTCCTCAAGGGCCCCAGCGGCAGCGGCAAGACCACCTTGCTGGGCCTGCTCGGCGGGGTCAACCGCCCAGGCCAGGGCAGCATCGAGCTGCTCGGCCAGGACTTGGCGAGCCTGGGCCAGGGTGCCCGCGATCGTTTCCGCGTCGATCACACCGGCTACATCTTCCAGCAGTTCAACCTGCTGCCGTTTCTCTCGGTGCGCGAGAACGTCGAACTGCCCTGCCGCTTCTCGAAAAGCCGGGCGGCGCGGGCCTGCCAACGCCATGGCAGCATCGACCAGGCCGCCGCCCAATTGCTCGCCCACCTTGGCCTGGACGACCCGGCATTGCTCGCGCGCCGCGCCGACAACCTGTCGATCGGCCAACAGCAGCGGGTGGCCGCTGCTCGTGCGCTGATCGGCCAGCCGGAGCTGGTAATCGCCGACGAACCCACCTCGGCGCTCGACGCCGACAACCGCGAGGCCTTTATCCGTCTGCTGTTCGACGAGTGCCGCGCGGCCGGTGCCAGCCTGCTGTTCGTCAGCCACGACCAAAGCCTGGCGCCGCTGTTCGACCGTCACCTGTCGCTGGCCGAACTCAACCGCGCCGCCACGCCCCGGGAGGCCTGA
- a CDS encoding ABC transporter permease, which yields MYLLRLALASLANRRFSALLTAFAIALSVCLLLAVERVRTEARASFASTISGTDLIVGARSGSVNLLLYSVFRIGNATNNIRWDSYQHYAQDPRVKWAIPISLGDSHRGYRVLGTTGDYFSHYQYGRRQHLALDQGRPFADDPFEVVLGAEVAEALHYKLGDTLVLAHGVAAISLVKHDDKPFTVVGVLKRTGTPVDRTLHISLGGMEAIHIDWHNGVPARGAGRISAEQARSMDLQPSAITAFMLGLNSKIATFSLQREINEFRGEPLLAILPGVALQELWSLMGTAEQALFVVSLFVVLTGLIGMLTAILTSLNERRREMAILRSVGARPWHIAGLLVLEALALALAGIAAGLGLLYAGIALAQGYVQANYGLYLPLAWPSTHEWTLLAIILGAALLMGSVPAWRAYRQSLADGLSIHL from the coding sequence ATGTACCTGCTCCGCCTTGCCCTGGCCAGCCTGGCCAACCGCCGCTTCAGCGCCTTGCTGACCGCCTTCGCCATAGCCCTCTCGGTGTGCCTGCTGCTGGCGGTGGAACGGGTACGCACCGAAGCCCGCGCCAGCTTCGCCAGCACCATCAGCGGCACCGACCTGATCGTCGGCGCGCGCTCAGGGTCGGTGAACCTGCTGCTGTACTCGGTGTTTCGCATCGGCAACGCCACCAACAACATCCGCTGGGACAGCTACCAGCATTACGCCCAGGATCCCCGGGTGAAGTGGGCGATCCCCATCTCGCTGGGCGACTCGCACCGGGGCTACCGGGTGCTGGGCACCACCGGCGACTATTTCAGCCATTACCAGTACGGCCGCCGCCAGCACCTGGCGCTGGACCAGGGCCGGCCCTTCGCCGACGACCCCTTCGAGGTGGTCCTCGGCGCCGAAGTCGCCGAGGCGCTGCACTACAAGCTGGGCGACACCTTGGTTTTGGCCCACGGCGTCGCCGCCATCAGCCTGGTCAAGCACGACGACAAGCCCTTCACCGTGGTCGGCGTGCTCAAGCGCACCGGCACGCCAGTGGACCGCACCTTGCACATCAGCCTGGGCGGCATGGAGGCGATCCATATCGACTGGCACAACGGCGTGCCAGCCCGCGGCGCCGGGCGCATCAGCGCCGAACAGGCGCGCAGCATGGACTTGCAGCCCAGCGCCATCACCGCCTTCATGCTCGGGCTCAACAGCAAGATCGCCACCTTCAGCCTGCAGCGCGAGATCAACGAGTTCCGCGGCGAGCCGCTGCTGGCGATTCTCCCCGGCGTGGCCCTGCAGGAGCTGTGGAGCCTGATGGGCACCGCCGAGCAGGCGCTGTTCGTGGTGTCGCTGTTCGTCGTGCTGACCGGCTTGATCGGCATGCTCACGGCCATCCTCACCAGCCTCAACGAACGCCGTCGGGAAATGGCCATCCTGCGCTCCGTGGGCGCGCGGCCCTGGCATATCGCCGGGCTGCTGGTGCTGGAGGCCCTGGCCCTGGCCCTGGCCGGGATCGCCGCCGGGCTAGGCTTGCTCTACGCGGGGATCGCCCTGGCGCAAGGCTACGTGCAGGCCAACTACGGGCTGTACCTGCCACTGGCCTGGCCCAGCACCCACGAGTGGACGCTGCTGGCGATCATCCTCGGCGCGGCGCTGCTGATGGGCAGCGTGCCAGCCTGGCGCGCCTATCGGCAGTCGCTGGCCGATGGCCTGTCGATTCACCTTTGA
- a CDS encoding DUF3299 domain-containing protein, with amino-acid sequence MTLQARAYPAWILLALLWLPVACWAAEPRELDWPALIPEGAPIIPPQLTPLHDLSQISDALSAEAAPAARQQAPDAPVVKALDGQAVKIPGYIVPLEVSEEGRTTEFLLVPYYGACIHVPPPPSNQIVHIFSEMGVRIEDLYQPYWIEGTLSVKASSSELADAGYQMEAEKIYAYELK; translated from the coding sequence ATGACCCTGCAAGCCCGCGCCTACCCAGCCTGGATACTGCTCGCGCTACTGTGGCTGCCCGTTGCCTGCTGGGCGGCGGAACCTCGCGAACTGGACTGGCCCGCGCTGATCCCCGAGGGCGCCCCGATCATCCCGCCGCAACTGACGCCGCTGCACGACCTGTCGCAGATCAGCGACGCGCTGTCAGCCGAAGCCGCCCCCGCCGCCCGCCAGCAGGCGCCCGACGCCCCAGTGGTGAAGGCCCTGGACGGCCAGGCGGTGAAAATCCCCGGCTACATCGTGCCCCTGGAGGTCAGCGAAGAGGGCCGCACCACCGAATTCCTGCTGGTGCCCTACTACGGCGCCTGCATCCACGTGCCGCCACCACCGTCGAACCAGATCGTGCACATCTTCAGCGAAATGGGCGTGCGCATCGAGGACCTGTACCAGCCCTACTGGATCGAAGGCACGCTGAGTGTCAAGGCAAGCAGCAGCGAGCTGGCCGATGCCGGTTACCAGATGGAAGCCGAGAAAATCTATGCCTATGAGCTGAAGTGA
- a CDS encoding OmpW/AlkL family protein: MNKSLLGASLVALALAAPVAHAHQAGDFILRAGAITTAPNENSGDIKLDGVKASGTKATLDSDTQLGLAFAYMLTDHIGLELLAATPFKHTVGVKGLGPGLDGKLADIKQLPPTLSLQYYPMEPSSKFQPYAGVGINYTLFFDEELSSTRKQQGFSNMKLQDSIGFAGQLGMDYMITDKLLVNAAVWYVDIDTKASINGPSALGVGKTKVDVDVDPWVYMVGIGYKF; encoded by the coding sequence ATGAACAAGTCCTTGCTCGGTGCCTCGCTCGTCGCGTTGGCGCTTGCAGCCCCTGTTGCCCACGCCCACCAGGCGGGGGATTTCATTCTCCGCGCCGGCGCCATCACCACCGCGCCAAACGAAAACAGCGGCGACATCAAGCTCGATGGCGTCAAGGCCTCGGGCACCAAGGCAACCCTGGACAGCGACACCCAGCTGGGCCTGGCCTTCGCCTACATGCTCACCGACCATATCGGCCTCGAGCTGCTGGCCGCCACACCGTTCAAGCACACCGTTGGCGTGAAGGGCCTTGGCCCAGGCCTGGATGGCAAGCTGGCCGACATCAAGCAACTGCCGCCGACCTTGTCGTTGCAGTACTACCCGATGGAGCCGTCCTCGAAGTTCCAGCCTTACGCTGGCGTGGGTATCAACTACACCCTGTTCTTCGATGAAGAACTGAGCAGCACCCGCAAGCAGCAGGGCTTCAGCAACATGAAGCTGCAGGACTCGATCGGCTTCGCCGGCCAGCTGGGCATGGACTACATGATCACCGACAAGCTGCTGGTCAACGCCGCGGTCTGGTACGTCGACATCGATACCAAGGCCAGCATCAACGGCCCGAGCGCCCTGGGCGTCGGCAAGACCAAGGTCGACGTCGACGTCGACCCCTGGGTCTACATGGTCGGTATCGGCTACAAGTTCTGA
- a CDS encoding MFS transporter, giving the protein MTCTCSAPQSLSRGMTLLLAAACALAVATVYLAQPLLESMAASFGINPAHAGLVVGMTQAGYALGLLLIVPLGDLLDRRRLIIAQLLVAAGALLAVALATRWAMLLGAVALVGLLAVVVQVLVAHAATLASPTQQGQALGTVTSGVVLGILLARLVSGLVADRLGWRGVYFGAAGLTLLMAALLAWRLPAARAQGVRPGYWAILCSVLGLYRHDRLLRQRGLLALLVFAAFSVLWSAMVLPLSAAPLALDHTQVGLFGLAGIAGALAASRAGRLADLGQGRRTTGLALGLLTLSWLPTAFLEQSLLALVIGVVLLDLAVQAVHVTSQSLLLAGRSEIASRLIGAYMCCYSLGSGLGAVAATWVYGQWGWWAVCGLGAGVSAVAGCCWWFQQPCAGASQAGACGKAVNQNL; this is encoded by the coding sequence ATGACCTGCACCTGCTCTGCGCCTCAATCGCTCAGTCGCGGCATGACCCTGTTGCTGGCGGCGGCCTGCGCCTTGGCCGTTGCCACTGTGTACCTGGCCCAGCCGCTGCTGGAGTCGATGGCGGCCAGCTTCGGCATCAACCCCGCCCATGCCGGCCTGGTGGTGGGCATGACCCAGGCCGGTTACGCCCTGGGCCTGCTGCTGATCGTGCCGTTGGGCGATCTGCTCGACCGTCGGCGGTTGATCATTGCCCAGTTGCTGGTCGCGGCCGGGGCCTTGCTGGCAGTGGCGCTGGCCACGCGTTGGGCGATGTTGCTGGGGGCCGTGGCCCTGGTCGGGCTGTTGGCGGTGGTAGTGCAGGTGCTGGTGGCGCATGCCGCGACCTTGGCCAGCCCCACGCAACAGGGCCAGGCGCTGGGCACGGTCACCAGTGGCGTGGTGCTGGGCATCCTGCTGGCCCGGCTGGTGTCGGGGCTGGTGGCTGACCGGTTGGGCTGGCGCGGTGTCTATTTCGGCGCCGCCGGGCTTACGCTGCTGATGGCTGCGTTGCTGGCCTGGCGCTTGCCCGCAGCTCGGGCACAAGGTGTGCGACCGGGGTACTGGGCGATACTGTGTTCGGTACTGGGCCTGTACCGGCATGACCGCCTGTTGCGCCAGCGCGGGCTGTTGGCGTTGCTGGTGTTCGCCGCCTTCAGCGTGCTCTGGAGCGCCATGGTACTGCCCTTGAGCGCAGCACCGCTGGCGCTGGATCACACCCAGGTCGGTCTGTTCGGCCTTGCTGGAATCGCCGGCGCCCTGGCGGCATCACGCGCCGGGCGCCTGGCCGACCTGGGGCAGGGGCGCCGGACCACAGGCTTGGCGCTGGGGCTGTTGACCTTGTCGTGGCTGCCCACGGCCTTCCTCGAACAGTCGCTGCTGGCGCTGGTGATCGGGGTGGTGCTGCTCGACCTGGCGGTGCAGGCGGTACATGTGACCAGCCAGAGCCTTTTATTGGCCGGGCGCAGCGAGATTGCCAGCCGGTTGATAGGCGCCTACATGTGCTGCTATTCGCTGGGCAGTGGCCTGGGCGCCGTGGCGGCGACCTGGGTGTATGGCCAGTGGGGATGGTGGGCGGTGTGCGGGTTGGGGGCGGGGGTCAGCGCGGTGGCCGGGTGCTGCTGGTGGTTCCAGCAGCCCTGCGCAGGCGCCAGCCAGGCTGGCGCCTGCGGCAAGGCGGTGAATCAGAACTTGTAG
- a CDS encoding winged helix-turn-helix transcriptional regulator encodes MLDDNNQQCPVARALEVLGDRWALMILRDAFDGLRRFSELQKNLGLAKNILAGRLKLLVEAGLLVQQPASDGSAYKEYVLTDKGRSVFPVVVGLRQWGERFLFEAAEPRSQLLDDRAQPLETLQVRAKDGRVLGPEDCRRRVVRHA; translated from the coding sequence ATGCTCGATGACAACAATCAACAATGCCCGGTGGCCCGCGCCCTGGAGGTGCTGGGCGACCGCTGGGCGCTGATGATCCTGCGTGACGCTTTCGACGGGTTGCGGCGCTTCAGCGAGCTGCAGAAAAACCTGGGGCTGGCCAAGAACATCCTGGCCGGACGACTGAAGCTGCTGGTGGAGGCCGGCTTGCTGGTCCAGCAGCCCGCCTCGGATGGCAGCGCCTACAAGGAATACGTGCTGACGGACAAGGGCCGCTCGGTGTTTCCGGTCGTGGTCGGTCTACGCCAATGGGGGGAGCGGTTTCTGTTCGAGGCCGCAGAGCCTCGCTCGCAGCTGCTGGATGATCGCGCACAGCCCCTGGAAACCCTGCAGGTACGGGCCAAGGATGGACGGGTGCTGGGGCCGGAGGACTGCCGGCGGCGTGTGGTCCGGCATGCGTGA
- a CDS encoding NAD-dependent epimerase/dehydratase family protein has product MADAPILITGGAGFIGSHLCDALLEKGYAVRVLDDLSTGKRDNLQLGHPRLELLEGDVADAALVARAAAGCQAVVHLAAVASVQASVEDPVKTHQSNFIGTLNVCEAMRLNGVRRVLFASSAAVYGNNGEGQSIAEDTPKAPLTPYAVDKLASEQYLDFYRRQHGLEPVVFRFFNIFGPRQDPSSPYSGVISIFCERATSGKPIMVFGDGEQTRDFLYVGDLVQVMVQALALPTVEEGAVNIGLNQATSLNQLLKALEQVLGSLPAISHGPARSGDIRHSRADNGRLLARFAFPAPTPFVEGLARLLGKA; this is encoded by the coding sequence ATGGCTGACGCCCCCATCCTGATCACCGGCGGTGCCGGCTTCATTGGCTCCCACCTGTGCGATGCGTTGCTGGAAAAAGGCTACGCGGTGCGCGTGCTCGACGACCTGTCGACCGGCAAGCGCGACAACCTGCAACTGGGCCATCCGCGCCTGGAGCTGCTCGAGGGCGATGTCGCCGACGCGGCCCTGGTGGCGCGCGCCGCCGCTGGCTGCCAGGCGGTGGTGCACCTGGCCGCGGTGGCCTCGGTGCAGGCCTCGGTGGAAGACCCGGTCAAGACCCACCAGAGCAACTTCATCGGCACCCTCAACGTCTGCGAAGCCATGCGCCTGAACGGCGTACGGCGGGTACTGTTCGCCTCCAGCGCGGCGGTGTACGGCAACAACGGCGAGGGCCAGTCGATCGCCGAGGACACGCCCAAGGCGCCCTTGACCCCCTATGCGGTGGACAAACTGGCCAGCGAGCAGTACCTGGACTTCTACCGTCGCCAGCATGGCCTGGAGCCGGTGGTGTTCCGCTTCTTCAATATCTTCGGGCCACGCCAGGACCCGTCCTCGCCGTACTCCGGGGTGATCAGCATCTTCTGCGAGCGCGCCACCAGCGGCAAGCCGATCATGGTGTTCGGCGACGGCGAGCAGACCCGTGACTTCCTGTACGTCGGTGACCTGGTGCAGGTGATGGTCCAGGCGCTGGCGCTGCCGACGGTGGAAGAGGGCGCGGTGAATATCGGCCTGAACCAGGCCACTTCGCTCAACCAACTGCTCAAGGCACTGGAGCAAGTGCTCGGCAGCCTGCCGGCGATCAGCCATGGTCCGGCGCGCTCGGGCGATATCCGTCACTCGCGGGCGGACAATGGGCGGTTGCTGGCGCGCTTCGCGTTCCCCGCGCCGACGCCCTTCGTCGAAGGCCTGGCACGGCTGCTGGGCAAGGCCTGA
- a CDS encoding sugar nucleotide-binding protein, which translates to MRMRLMLLGGGNALGQALIRLGAEEDIAFLAPRPPEHGWDPASLTLLLDEQRPDAVINLAYYFDWFQAEAVSEPRLAQQERAVERLAELCQHHEMILVQPSSYRVFDGSRATAYSEKDEPVPLGLRGQALWRIEQSVRATCPQHVLLRFGWLLDESLDGALGRFLTRAEQPQELLLADDRRGNPTPVDDAARVILSVLKQLDCQAPLWGTYHYAGNEATTPLALGQAILAEAGQWRKLAVQAPTAQAHAARPDASEEPQHAVLACKKILHTFGIKPRAWRAGLPPLLDRFYRHG; encoded by the coding sequence ATGCGTATGCGCCTGATGCTGTTGGGTGGTGGCAATGCCCTCGGGCAAGCGCTGATTCGCCTCGGGGCCGAGGAAGACATCGCCTTCCTGGCGCCGCGTCCGCCGGAACACGGCTGGGACCCGGCCAGCCTGACCCTGCTGCTCGACGAACAACGCCCGGATGCTGTCATCAACCTGGCTTATTACTTCGACTGGTTCCAGGCCGAGGCGGTCAGCGAGCCGCGCCTGGCCCAGCAAGAGCGGGCGGTGGAGCGGCTTGCCGAGCTGTGCCAGCACCACGAGATGATCCTGGTGCAGCCTTCCAGCTACCGGGTGTTCGACGGTTCGCGGGCCACCGCCTACAGCGAGAAGGACGAGCCGGTGCCGCTCGGCCTGCGTGGCCAGGCACTATGGCGCATCGAGCAGAGTGTGCGCGCCACCTGCCCGCAACATGTGCTGCTGCGCTTTGGCTGGCTGCTGGATGAGAGCCTCGATGGCGCCCTTGGGCGCTTCCTGACCCGCGCCGAGCAACCCCAGGAACTGCTGCTGGCCGATGACCGGCGCGGCAACCCGACGCCGGTGGACGACGCCGCGCGGGTGATCCTCTCGGTGCTCAAGCAGCTCGATTGCCAGGCGCCGCTGTGGGGCACCTATCATTACGCCGGCAACGAGGCCACCACGCCGCTGGCGCTGGGCCAGGCGATCCTTGCCGAGGCCGGGCAGTGGCGCAAGCTGGCCGTGCAGGCGCCGACCGCCCAGGCCCACGCCGCGCGTCCGGATGCCAGCGAAGAGCCGCAACACGCGGTGCTGGCCTGCAAGAAGATCCTTCATACATTCGGTATCAAGCCGCGTGCCTGGCGCGCCGGCTTGCCGCCCCTACTGGACCGTTTCTACCGACATGGCTGA
- a CDS encoding alpha/beta hydrolase yields MDTESTLPQRSQWQFDEPAPGTERFVEERFDGYRQQARLLLPAHEQAPAAFVIGGARSDFTRLNPLLYRLQQQGIGSLTGNLSGHSLASEPGAREASLASNLDEALRFHQHLDSRSDTLIGHSLGAAIALKLAAQRPSVRKLVLICPAVYPDAAHTAPFGPAFTAAIRKPFAFLECDSYEFLRQFQGRVLLVIGEYDGLNSKVHGQGAGTSAGTRRLAGVERYSPIPEEVTHTLLRSVPAPDVECLMLTDCDHGIAAHLRERPEVADQVAAAVAAFMLER; encoded by the coding sequence ATGGACACCGAGTCGACCCTCCCGCAGCGCAGCCAATGGCAATTCGATGAACCCGCCCCCGGCACCGAGCGATTCGTCGAGGAACGTTTCGACGGCTACCGCCAGCAGGCACGCCTGCTGCTGCCAGCGCATGAGCAGGCGCCAGCCGCCTTCGTCATCGGCGGTGCGCGTTCGGACTTCACCCGGCTCAACCCGCTGCTGTACCGCTTGCAGCAACAGGGCATCGGCTCGCTGACCGGCAACCTGTCCGGCCACAGCCTGGCCAGCGAGCCTGGGGCCCGAGAGGCCTCGCTGGCCAGCAACCTCGATGAAGCCCTGCGCTTTCACCAGCACCTCGACAGCCGCAGCGATACCCTGATCGGCCACAGCCTGGGCGCAGCCATCGCCCTGAAGCTGGCGGCGCAACGCCCAAGCGTGCGCAAGCTGGTGCTGATCTGCCCGGCGGTCTATCCCGATGCGGCCCATACCGCGCCCTTCGGCCCGGCGTTCACGGCGGCCATCCGCAAGCCATTCGCCTTTCTCGAATGCGACAGCTATGAGTTCCTGCGCCAGTTCCAGGGCCGGGTACTGCTGGTGATCGGTGAATACGACGGGCTCAACTCCAAGGTGCATGGCCAGGGCGCGGGTACCTCGGCAGGCACCCGGCGGCTGGCTGGGGTGGAGCGATACAGTCCCATCCCGGAAGAAGTCACCCACACACTGTTGCGCTCGGTACCGGCCCCCGACGTCGAATGCCTGATGCTGACCGACTGCGACCACGGCATCGCCGCGCACCTGCGCGAGCGGCCAGAGGTGGCGGATCAGGTGGCGGCAGCGGTGGCGGCATTCATGCTCGAACGCTGA
- a CDS encoding helix-turn-helix domain-containing protein encodes MGDQFAINLKLACSHYRSISEVCRQLSINRAQFNKYLSGQSRPTAYNLKRIGDFFGVEDYELGLPPEQFARLIGARNPEQRVGQQDDPISELFKPLHKEAGNLSRYCGYYFEYSNCMSVPGSILVSLVHVWEERGSFLFERQERQERGIGNDQQAEVRCRYLGAAFQLQDRMFLIDYESLTLNEMSQTILIPSFKSRISRLNGLKTGVSSGDRRNPACTRVVWEYLGEEINRINAFRQIKLYRPDDPRIDDDIRDRLSAGMVSNGLFEIE; translated from the coding sequence ATGGGCGATCAATTCGCTATCAACCTCAAATTGGCGTGCAGCCACTACCGCTCTATCTCCGAGGTTTGCCGGCAACTGTCGATCAACCGGGCACAATTCAACAAGTACCTGAGCGGCCAGAGCCGGCCGACGGCGTACAACCTCAAGCGCATCGGCGACTTCTTCGGCGTCGAGGATTACGAACTGGGGCTGCCGCCCGAACAGTTCGCCCGCTTGATCGGCGCGCGCAACCCCGAGCAGCGCGTCGGCCAGCAGGACGACCCGATCAGTGAACTGTTCAAGCCACTGCATAAAGAAGCCGGCAACCTGTCGCGCTACTGCGGTTACTACTTCGAGTATTCCAATTGCATGTCGGTGCCAGGGTCGATCCTGGTGTCGCTGGTGCATGTGTGGGAAGAGCGCGGCAGTTTCCTGTTCGAGCGCCAGGAACGCCAGGAGCGCGGCATTGGCAACGACCAGCAGGCCGAGGTGCGTTGCCGCTACCTGGGCGCGGCGTTCCAGTTGCAGGACCGGATGTTCCTCATCGACTACGAGTCGCTGACCCTGAACGAGATGAGCCAGACCATACTCATCCCCAGCTTCAAGAGCCGCATCAGCCGCCTGAACGGGCTCAAGACCGGCGTATCCAGCGGCGACCGGCGCAATCCGGCCTGCACCCGGGTGGTGTGGGAGTACCTGGGGGAAGAGATCAATCGCATCAATGCCTTCCGCCAGATAAAACTGTACCGGCCGGATGATCCACGGATCGATGACGATATCCGCGATCGCCTGAGCGCGGGGATGGTCAGCAACGGCCTGTTCGAAATCGAATAA